Sequence from the Anaerolineae bacterium genome:
AGCTGGCCGTGCGTCTGCGGGGCGAGGGGCACAAGCCCCTTCTGGTGGCGGCGGATGTCTATCGCCCGGCGGCGGTGCAGCAGTTGGTCGTTCTGGGCCAGCAAGTAGGCGTTCCCGTCTACACCGGCACTGCCGGTGAAGCTCCGGTCAAGATCGCCCGCGATGCCCTGGCCGAGGCTCGACGCAAAGGCAACTCCGTGGTGATTCTGGACACCGCCGGGCGCCTCCACATAGATGAGCGGATGATGGAAGAGCTCAAGGCTGTGCGCGCCGCCACCGAGCCCAGCGAGGTGCTTCTGGTGGCAGATGCCATGACAGGCCAGGACGCGGTGAAGGTGGCGGAGGAGTTCCACAGCGCCGTCCCCCTGACCGGGCTGATCCTGACCAAGATGGACGGCGACGCCCGCGGAGGCGCGGCCATCTCAGTGAGGGAGGTCACCGGCGTCCCCATCAAGTTCCTGGGCACCGGCGAGCGCACCGATGCCCTCGAGCCCTTCCACCCGGACCGGCTGGCTTCGCGCATTCTGGGCATGGGCGACCTTCTCTCGCTCATCGAGAAGGCGGAGCGGAGCTTCGACCGCGAGCGCGCCGCCGAGATGGAGCAGAAACTCCGAACCGCGTCCTTCAACCTAGAGGATTTCCAGGAGCAGCTTCATCAGCTCAAGAGAATGGGGCCGCTGACCCAGATTCTCGAGATGCTTCCAGGGTTCGGAGCCATCAGCCAGCAGTTGGCCACTGAAGATACCGATCGCGAGATGCGCCGAGTCGAGGCTATCATCAGCAGCATGACTCGGGAGGAACGGCGCAACCCGCAGATCATCGACGGCAGCCGGAAGCGGCGCATCGCTCGAGGGAGCGGCACCTCGGTGCAGGACGTGAACGCTCTGCTGCAGCAGTTCCGTCAGGCTCAGAAGATGATGAAGCTCTTCACTCGCAGCCGTTCCCGGGGCATTATGTCGCTCTTCCGCTAGAGTCGGCTGCCCTGAGCCAGACTC
This genomic interval carries:
- the ffh gene encoding signal recognition particle protein, whose translation is MFESLTEKLQETFDKLQRRGVVTEADVNAAMRDVRLALLEADVNYRVVRDLVGRVKERAVGAEVAKSLSPAQQVVKIVHEELIKTLGESAPLDLGGPAPHVIMLAGLQGSGKTTTAAKLAVRLRGEGHKPLLVAADVYRPAAVQQLVVLGQQVGVPVYTGTAGEAPVKIARDALAEARRKGNSVVILDTAGRLHIDERMMEELKAVRAATEPSEVLLVADAMTGQDAVKVAEEFHSAVPLTGLILTKMDGDARGGAAISVREVTGVPIKFLGTGERTDALEPFHPDRLASRILGMGDLLSLIEKAERSFDRERAAEMEQKLRTASFNLEDFQEQLHQLKRMGPLTQILEMLPGFGAISQQLATEDTDREMRRVEAIISSMTREERRNPQIIDGSRKRRIARGSGTSVQDVNALLQQFRQAQKMMKLFTRSRSRGIMSLFR